The stretch of DNA TCTACATTAAACTCCAATGTACATCCCCTCTTTGGAATTTGTGATTAAAATATTAATGAGGGGATGTATATAATAAATTTTGCTGCAAGTATAAAAAATAGTTAAATTTATAAGGCTAACTCATGAATTGGTAACCACCTTGGAATCAGAAATTATCTCTTTTAAATCTTCACCAAAATGACCAGTTCTTCTGGGGCCATGATGAAAATTTTACGACCTACAAGTTTTATAAAAATTTTCGTTTTTTATTCTTCTGTACCAAATAGGGATAAGAATACAATGTATTCCGTGGGAGTTAATCCAGATTGGATGTTTGATCCCATCCAATTGCCTTAATTGTACCAACCTGTAATGTAACGGTCACTATTTTTGCTCCAATTCATTCGATGATCTCCCCAAAAGCAAATTTGGGCTTAACATGCCGTATCCTGATCCTGACCGTCTCTCCTTTTCTTGCACCTTTTACGAACACGACCAGATCTTTTATCCTTGTAATCCCATCCCCGTCCGCTCCGATATCTTCGATGGTAACTGTGTGTTCTTCATTTAGAGATACCGCGCCTGACAGCAATTGCTTGCCAATAACATATATCTCGGCGCTCTGCTTACGCGATGCCTCCGGGGAAAATGCCTGTACCTTGATGAAATGCTTCCGCACCTTATCCATGTAATCCGGGAACATGTCCCCCTGGAAGACCTTGACTGCGAATCCCCCACCCGATTTCAATATTTTCCTTGCGCATTCAAGAGCCGAAGTTGCAAGGTCGATGGAACGTGCATGGTCATAGCTCCAGTTCCCGGATAGATTTGGCGCGGCATCGCAAATGACTGCATCAGCCCCCTCTTTTTTGATTTTTTCCCTGATCTTTTCCACGGTCGCTTCGAGGCGTATATCCCCCTTTATTGTCTCCACACCTTCTATTTCCTCGATAGGAAGGATGTCCACACCTATCACTTTCCCGCCTGAGAGTTCCTTCGCTACCTGGAGCCAGCCTCCCGGGGCAGCCCCGAGATCGACTACAGTATCTCCTTTTTTAATAAGTTTAAACCTCTCGCTTATCTGCTTGAGTTTGAAAGCTGCACGGGAACGATATCCCTCCTTCTTGGCTTTCCTGTAAAAGTAATCCCTTCTATCACGAGGCATCTTATTTATTCCCTACATATACCCACTGGTCATAAATGCCTCCAGGATCGGTATTATCGATCATCTTCCCGCTGATATGATTTCTCTCAAGAGCCTTTTCCAGGATCTCCATCTCTTCCCTTTTATTTACGGTCAACAGGATCATTCCTCCCGGTTTCAAGACTTTAACCGATTCAACAATCATTTTTTCCCAGATATTCCTGTTAAAAGGATATATCGTTCCAAGCATGAAGCCTGCGATTGTATCAAATGTATTCTCCCTGAAAAATTCTGAAAGTCTGGTTGC from Candidatus Methanoperedens sp. encodes:
- a CDS encoding 23S rRNA (uridine(2552)-2'-O)-methyltransferase, which encodes MPRDRRDYFYRKAKKEGYRSRAAFKLKQISERFKLIKKGDTVVDLGAAPGGWLQVAKELSGGKVIGVDILPIEEIEGVETIKGDIRLEATVEKIREKIKKEGADAVICDAAPNLSGNWSYDHARSIDLATSALECARKILKSGGGFAVKVFQGDMFPDYMDKVRKHFIKVQAFSPEASRKQSAEIYVIGKQLLSGAVSLNEEHTVTIEDIGADGDGITRIKDLVVFVKGARKGETVRIRIRHVKPKFAFGEIIE